From Acidobacteriota bacterium, one genomic window encodes:
- a CDS encoding ABC transporter ATP-binding protein, producing the protein MKTILETIDLKKSYKVGKIENPVLHGVTISIKEGEFVAIMGPSGCGKSTLLHLLGGLLSPTSGSIIIDGEDLAKVSDAQRTDIRRRKIGFVFQRFNLFPTLTAEGNLKLAEKIHTGHGNTLPDKRREVLRVLKLDDKMHHKPLELSGGEQQRVALARAVINSPAIILADEPTGNLDTENSEIVLKMFRELNEEFNQTIIMITHNPEAAAVCSRIIQMRDGLVVN; encoded by the coding sequence ATGAAAACCATTCTCGAAACAATCGATCTCAAGAAGAGCTACAAGGTTGGGAAGATCGAAAATCCCGTCTTGCACGGCGTTACGATCTCGATCAAGGAAGGCGAATTCGTCGCCATAATGGGACCTTCGGGTTGCGGCAAATCGACCCTGCTCCATTTGCTGGGAGGACTTCTGAGCCCGACAAGCGGTTCGATCATTATCGACGGAGAGGACCTTGCCAAAGTTTCGGACGCGCAACGGACCGATATCCGGCGGCGCAAGATCGGATTTGTTTTTCAACGCTTCAACCTTTTTCCGACACTTACCGCCGAAGGTAACTTGAAACTCGCCGAAAAGATCCATACCGGCCACGGCAACACCTTGCCGGACAAACGCCGCGAAGTTTTGCGAGTTCTCAAACTTGACGATAAAATGCACCATAAGCCGCTCGAACTTTCGGGTGGCGAACAGCAGCGCGTGGCGCTTGCGCGTGCGGTCATCAATTCGCCGGCGATAATCCTGGCCGATGAACCGACGGGCAATCTCGACACGGAGAATTCCGAGATCGTGCTCAAGATGTTCCGCGAACTGAATGAAGAGTTTAACCAGACGATCATTATGATCACGCACAACCCGGAAGCCGCGGCGGTTTGCTCGCGGATAATCCAGATGCGTGACGGATTGGTAGTCAATTGA